From Riemerella anatipestifer ATCC 11845 = DSM 15868, a single genomic window includes:
- a CDS encoding penicillin-binding protein, whose protein sequence is MQTKNEFDRKRTKTLMWGYLFGGAAFFLFITFIIRIFLLQNTNVQEIEEDYINKNYREATLKAVRGNLYASDGSILATTVMRYDVYIDFKTIKDTLYSKNIGALTDSLSKMFGKPKHYFRETFDAQRKKGNQYYSLKRDLDFDEYDRIRKFPIFNKGKNKGGFIIDRKYKRELATAKIGSGTIGMDNEAYKSGLEGAFSEYLSGKDGSRLEQRVNSTQWKPIDHWKAKEPIDGQDVYTTLDLRIQDIAHSALEKQLISFNADHGTVIVMETQTGKVRAMVNLRKKESGVYVDSYNYAIKNATEPGSTFKVVSLLAAMDDGFIDENTTVNVGGGVWTYAKQRISDGHGGGTYEISDVLAKSSNVGTAKLITKYYADKPEVFLNHLKRWKMFDKMDIELPGITKPKIVTPEDKRWNKATLASLSYGYSSNFTLLQLATFYNGIANNGKMVKPLFIDKIMKDGKITYEAKPEVMVNKMASDKAIKMMTDALTKAVEKGTAKSIFTPNLKMAGKTGTARFEYWKAGPMKYQASFAGFYPSDNPKYTCIVMVNQPDTSIGFYGGTVAAPVFKEIAGKTFLKTPLNVEKEMLQDKKVNLNKMTAPKVKIAINRRQMPALVGMAGREVIPQLENLGYRVDYKGVGKVLEQFPKEGTIIKKDQKIYLTLQK, encoded by the coding sequence ATGCAAACTAAGAACGAATTTGATAGAAAAAGAACCAAGACATTGATGTGGGGGTACCTTTTTGGAGGTGCTGCTTTCTTTTTGTTTATTACTTTCATTATTCGTATTTTCTTATTGCAAAATACTAATGTTCAGGAGATAGAAGAAGATTATATCAATAAAAACTATAGAGAGGCAACGCTAAAAGCAGTGAGAGGCAACTTGTATGCCTCAGATGGTTCTATACTTGCCACTACAGTTATGAGGTATGATGTTTATATAGATTTTAAGACTATAAAAGATACTCTTTATAGCAAAAATATAGGAGCGCTTACCGATTCTTTAAGCAAAATGTTTGGGAAACCTAAACATTACTTTAGGGAAACTTTTGATGCTCAAAGGAAAAAAGGCAATCAGTATTATTCTCTTAAAAGAGATTTAGATTTTGATGAATACGACCGTATAAGAAAGTTCCCTATCTTTAATAAAGGTAAAAATAAGGGTGGTTTTATCATTGATAGAAAATACAAGCGAGAATTAGCTACCGCAAAAATAGGTTCGGGAACTATAGGTATGGATAACGAAGCTTATAAATCTGGACTGGAAGGAGCGTTTAGTGAATATCTATCGGGTAAAGATGGTTCAAGATTGGAGCAAAGGGTAAATTCGACCCAGTGGAAACCCATTGACCATTGGAAGGCTAAAGAACCTATTGATGGGCAAGATGTCTATACTACTCTTGATTTAAGAATACAAGATATTGCTCACTCTGCATTGGAGAAGCAGCTAATAAGTTTTAATGCAGACCATGGGACGGTTATCGTTATGGAAACCCAAACGGGAAAGGTAAGAGCAATGGTAAATCTCAGAAAAAAAGAAAGTGGAGTTTATGTAGATTCATATAATTATGCTATAAAAAATGCTACGGAACCTGGTTCTACATTTAAGGTAGTTTCTCTTTTGGCAGCGATGGACGACGGTTTTATAGATGAAAATACAACCGTAAATGTAGGTGGCGGAGTATGGACTTACGCTAAGCAAAGAATTTCTGACGGACACGGTGGAGGAACTTATGAGATTAGTGATGTTTTGGCAAAATCAAGCAATGTGGGTACGGCAAAACTCATTACTAAATATTATGCAGATAAACCAGAGGTATTCCTTAATCATCTTAAAAGATGGAAGATGTTTGATAAGATGGATATAGAACTTCCAGGGATTACAAAACCAAAGATAGTTACTCCAGAAGATAAGAGATGGAATAAGGCTACTCTAGCGTCTTTGTCTTACGGTTATTCGTCTAATTTTACATTGTTGCAGTTAGCTACATTTTATAATGGTATTGCTAATAATGGTAAAATGGTAAAGCCTCTTTTCATAGACAAAATAATGAAAGACGGTAAGATTACATACGAAGCCAAACCAGAAGTAATGGTAAATAAGATGGCATCAGATAAAGCTATAAAAATGATGACAGATGCACTTACTAAAGCGGTAGAAAAAGGTACAGCAAAAAGTATCTTCACACCTAATCTTAAAATGGCGGGAAAAACAGGGACGGCAAGATTTGAATACTGGAAAGCTGGACCAATGAAATATCAGGCGTCTTTTGCAGGGTTTTATCCTTCGGATAATCCAAAATATACTTGTATCGTTATGGTTAATCAGCCCGATACTTCTATTGGGTTTTACGGAGGTACGGTGGCGGCTCCTGTATTTAAGGAAATAGCAGGAAAAACTTTCTTAAAAACACCACTGAATGTGGAAAAAGAAATGCTCCAAGATAAAAAAGTGAATTTAAATAAGATGACCGCTCCTAAGGTAAAGATAGCAATAAACCGTCGGCAGATGCCTGCATTAGTAGGTATGGCAGGTAGAGAAGTTATTCCACAGTTGGAGAATTTGGGTTATCGTGTAGATTATAAAGGTGTAGGTAAAGTCTTAGAACAGTTTCCTAAAGAAGGAACTATCATAAAGAAAGACCAAAAAATTTACCTTACACTACAAAAATAA